Within Flagellimonas maritima, the genomic segment AGGTTTTGATGCACAAAATGAACATGCTGCTACAGTGTTCGATAGCTCTATGACCTCAATAGGGGGTTAATAAAATCAATTGTATGAAAGGATCCATTAGAGACACACCTATATATGGTTTGGTATTGGCAGGAGGTAAAAGTACTCGTATGGGTACTGATAAAGGATTGATTTCATATCATGGAATGCCACAACAGGAATACCTCTACGGACTTTTGCAGAATATTTGTGATGAGACTTTTCTTAGTATACGTCAAGAACAGAAAATTCTGATATCCAAAAAGTTCAATACGATTATCGATAGCGATAAGTATAGAGGTCCGTTCAATGGAATATTAAGTGCCCACAACAAATATCCGGAAGTTGCATGGCTGGTTCTTGCCTGTGATCTCCCGTTAATTGATTTACGGGCTTTAAGCTTTTTGGTTGAAAGTAGAGATCCTTCTAAAGTGGCAACATCTTTTGCCACCAAAAAAACCAATTTACCGGAACCGCTTATTACTATTTGGGAGCCTAAAGGATTAAAAGAAGCGATAAACTACCTGAAAACAGCCCAAAGCAGCTGTCCTAGAAAATTTCTTATTAATAACGCTACAAATTTAGTACACCCGGCAATGGACGAAGTTTTGTACAATGCCAATTCTACTGGGGACTATGAGTACATTAAATCCAAAATTACGCCCATTAATGGAATCTAGATACTCGAGACAAACCCGTCTAAAAGAATTTGGGTCTGAAGGCCAAACTAAGCTAGCTAGTGGTAAAGTATTGGTTGTAGGCCTAGGAGGTTTGGGTATTCCTGTTTTACAATACTTGAATGCAATGGGTGTGGGAACTTTAGGACTTGTAGATCAAGACATAGTCGAATTACATAATTTGCAACGCCAGGTATTATATACTGAAAAGGATTTGGGAAGATTGAAACTTCAGGTTGCCCATGAAAAATTGTTTAGTCAGAATTCTGATACCAATTTTACATTACATGACACATTTCTTACTAGGGACAATGCGCTGGAAATTATCAAGAATTATGATGTCATTGTGGATGCCACAGATAATTTCCCCACTAGATACCTCATCAATGATGCTTGTGTAATGCTGAACAAACCATTTATATATGGTGCCTTGCACGGTTTTGAGGGTCAAATATCTGTTTTTAATTTCCAAAACGGTCCAACATACCGTTGTTTGTACCCGATAATGCCAAACATGGAAGAAATACCCAATTGTAATGAAAATGGTGTTTTGGGTGTTCTACCGGGAATTATAGGCACTTTGCAAGCATTGGAAACGGCGAAAGTACTAACTGGAGTAGGAGAGGTACTATCAGGCACACTGATGATTTATAATGGATTAATTCAGCAAACGACCAAAATTAAATTTAAGTCATATCCACCAAATAAGAAAATAAAGAAACTCAAGGACAGCTATCAGTTTCCGGGTTGTGAAGCAATACAAAACATAAGCGCAAAAAACTTCCAAAAACTACGCGATTCCCATGAAAAAATTATCTTGCTTGATGTAAGGTCATCAAAAGAATTCAATGAAAATCATATTAAAGAATCGATTAACGTACCTTTGGATAACTTATATTTGGACAGTAACTTAACCAAAAATAATAGTAAGATTTATATTTTGTGCCAATCAGGAAAGAGGAGTGCTATAGCAGCAGAAAAACTTCAACAGAGCTATCCTAAATTGACATTTTTTAGTGTTTTAGGTGGAATAGATGAACTGATGGCCATGTCATCTTAAAAGGCGATTAAAACTAATGATTTCATTTAAATCGGCATTCGATAAGGTGTTGGAAAATACTGGTGACTATGGAACCGAATCTGTAAATCTGTTGGAATCGAACGGTCGCATACTTGCTGAACAGATTTTGGCGGATAGGGATTTTCCACCTTTTGATAGAGCAACAAAAGATGGTATCGCAATAAAATTTAAAGTGGTCCAAACCAAAAAACAATCTTTTAAATCAGAAGGAATTGCGCAAGCCGGTAGCACCCAACTTGAATTGAAAGACCATTCTGCATGTATTGAGATAATGACTGGCGCGATGGTACCCATAAATACCGATACAGTGGTTATGTATGAAAATACGGTTCAGGAAAATGGAAATTTCACCATTACCGAATCAATAAAAAGGGGGCAAAACATACACTACAGAGCAAGCGATATCAGTGAAAAATCAGAACTTTTACAAATTGGGACAAAGATTGGTGCAGCTGAAATTGGGGTTTTGGCAACAGTGGGGAAATCCCAAGTCAAGGTAAAAAAGCTACCCAAGATTGCCGTTGTTGCTACGGGAAATGAGTTGGTAGAAGTAAATGAAATACCATTACCATATCAGATTAGAAAATCGAATACGTATTCCTTGGTTGCACTCTTAAGGGATAAAAATATTCATGCAGATTCCTTTCATCTCGTTGATGATAAATTGATTTTAAAGCAGCGATTAAAAAAATTACTCGCGGATTATGATGTTTTACTATTGAGCGGAGGCGTTTCCAAAGGAAAATATGATTTCTTACCAGCCGCTTTTGATGAGTTGGGTGTAAAAAAAATATTTCATAAAGTATTGCAAAGACCAGGTAAACCCTTTTGGTTTGGAAAGGACGAAGCCAGAAAAGCGATAGTATTTTCCTTTCCCGGAAACCCTGTTTCAACTTTTGTAAACTACCATGTTCATTTTATACCTTGGCTAAACAAATCGTTGGGAATTGAATCCTCTCAATTTACCGTATTTTTAGAAAACCCTATAGCAAACAATACTGGATTAACTGTTTTTATGGGTGTAAACACTAGAATCAAAGAAGGTATTCTATGTGCAAATATGTTGAGAACCTCAGGTTCTGGAGATATTTTAAGCTTGTCCCGGTCCGATGGTTTTGTGAAATTGGAACCAAATCAAGTCATAAACGGGGATGGAGCTGAACTACCATTTATACGCACAAAGAATTTTGATGTTTAAAATGTAGCAATAATCCCAAAAATTAGATATTAGGATCGGGAGCTGTAAAAATTTGTAAACCTGAAATCTGAAACCCTTTTAAATGATCCACGAGCTAAAGAATATTATTCAACATTACCAGAAACATGAGCCAATTGCCCAAAAAGCAGTTATGGCAACCGTTGTTGCCTTAGAGGGTTCATCCTATCGTAGGCCTGGGGTACGTATGCTGATTTATGGGAATGGTACTATGGTAGGCGCAGTAAGTGGCGGCTGCGTTGAAAAAGAAATTTTGAGGCAAGCACAATCCGTTTTTGTCGATGGAATTGCAAAGATTATGGAGTACGATGGCAGATATCGATTGGGCTGTGAAGGGATTCTGTATATCCTATTGGAAGTCTTTGAGCCAAACCCAGGTTTCCTTGAATACTTTTGGGAAAGTATACAGAACCGCTCAAAACTTTCCATAAAATCTTTTTATAAAAAGGAACACGGAACCAATAGCGGTTTTGGGTCTTCTTTTCGTTTTGGAGATATAGAATTGACCTTCAATAATAGAACTGCTTCAGAAGCAGATAATCTTTTATGTTTCGAACAGCAAATGCAACCTTGTTTTCAATTGGTTATAATAGGCGCAGAGCATGATGCAGTACAGTTGTGCAAATATGCAGCTTTAACGGGTTGGGAAGTAACTATAGTAACAAATCCTAGGGAAGAAAAGACAAAAAAGGATTTTTCAGGTATTGATAAGCTGCTCATTGTGGAACCTGAATCCTTTAGACCAAAACTTGATGGACAAACAGCCGTAATAATAATGACTCATAGTTTTGTGAAAGACCTTCAATTTATTAAGGCATTAAAAGACGAAAACGCTGCCTACATTGGTCTCTTGGGACCTTTTAAAAGAAGGGAAAAATTATTTGATGCTTTAATCGAACAATATCCTGATATTTCTGATACATTTATTGAAAGCATACATGGTCCAGCAGGCATAGATATCGGGGCAGAAACTCCACAAGAAATTGCAATAGCTGTTATGGCAGAGATATTGGCCGTTGTCAATAGCAAAGACCCCATGCTTTTAAAGGATAAGATTGGTAAAATCCACAGCTAAGATGTCCAAATCCATTCCAATTTTAATCTTGGCCGCAGGTTCTTCCAAAAGGATGGAAGGAAGGATAAAACAATTATTACGCTGGAAAGATACCACCCTTTTGAAACATGCAATACAACAAGCCAGGCTGATTACCGATAACATTTATATTGTTTTAGGTGCAAACGCAGATACAATAAAAGCAACAATACCTAAAGAAGATATTGTTTTTAATCCTAATTGGAAATTAGGGATTGGAAGTTCTATTTCGGCGGGGATAGAATTTGTTTTGAAGAAAAATCAGGTTATTGATGGTCTTTTAATTATGTTGGCAGACCAACCACTTCTTGATACATCCTATCTAAAAAAGCTAATGGATATGTTCATTAACGAAAATCCGAAAATAGTGGCTACCGCTTATGAAGAAAGGGTTGGAGTACCTGCAATATTCACTTTTAAAGTTCTTCCCGAGTTACTGAACCTAAATGAAGATTTTGGCGCAAAAAATATTATTAAAAAATATAGGTGCTCAACGATTAC encodes:
- a CDS encoding nucleotidyltransferase family protein, translating into MSKSIPILILAAGSSKRMEGRIKQLLRWKDTTLLKHAIQQARLITDNIYIVLGANADTIKATIPKEDIVFNPNWKLGIGSSISAGIEFVLKKNQVIDGLLIMLADQPLLDTSYLKKLMDMFINENPKIVATAYEERVGVPAIFTFKVLPELLNLNEDFGAKNIIKKYRCSTITVQPNGKEIDIDTPNDYSQLIEKMNT
- a CDS encoding XdhC family protein, translating into MIHELKNIIQHYQKHEPIAQKAVMATVVALEGSSYRRPGVRMLIYGNGTMVGAVSGGCVEKEILRQAQSVFVDGIAKIMEYDGRYRLGCEGILYILLEVFEPNPGFLEYFWESIQNRSKLSIKSFYKKEHGTNSGFGSSFRFGDIELTFNNRTASEADNLLCFEQQMQPCFQLVIIGAEHDAVQLCKYAALTGWEVTIVTNPREEKTKKDFSGIDKLLIVEPESFRPKLDGQTAVIIMTHSFVKDLQFIKALKDENAAYIGLLGPFKRREKLFDALIEQYPDISDTFIESIHGPAGIDIGAETPQEIAIAVMAEILAVVNSKDPMLLKDKIGKIHS
- a CDS encoding molybdopterin molybdotransferase MoeA produces the protein MISFKSAFDKVLENTGDYGTESVNLLESNGRILAEQILADRDFPPFDRATKDGIAIKFKVVQTKKQSFKSEGIAQAGSTQLELKDHSACIEIMTGAMVPINTDTVVMYENTVQENGNFTITESIKRGQNIHYRASDISEKSELLQIGTKIGAAEIGVLATVGKSQVKVKKLPKIAVVATGNELVEVNEIPLPYQIRKSNTYSLVALLRDKNIHADSFHLVDDKLILKQRLKKLLADYDVLLLSGGVSKGKYDFLPAAFDELGVKKIFHKVLQRPGKPFWFGKDEARKAIVFSFPGNPVSTFVNYHVHFIPWLNKSLGIESSQFTVFLENPIANNTGLTVFMGVNTRIKEGILCANMLRTSGSGDILSLSRSDGFVKLEPNQVINGDGAELPFIRTKNFDV
- a CDS encoding HesA/MoeB/ThiF family protein, which gives rise to MESRYSRQTRLKEFGSEGQTKLASGKVLVVGLGGLGIPVLQYLNAMGVGTLGLVDQDIVELHNLQRQVLYTEKDLGRLKLQVAHEKLFSQNSDTNFTLHDTFLTRDNALEIIKNYDVIVDATDNFPTRYLINDACVMLNKPFIYGALHGFEGQISVFNFQNGPTYRCLYPIMPNMEEIPNCNENGVLGVLPGIIGTLQALETAKVLTGVGEVLSGTLMIYNGLIQQTTKIKFKSYPPNKKIKKLKDSYQFPGCEAIQNISAKNFQKLRDSHEKIILLDVRSSKEFNENHIKESINVPLDNLYLDSNLTKNNSKIYILCQSGKRSAIAAEKLQQSYPKLTFFSVLGGIDELMAMSS
- a CDS encoding NTP transferase domain-containing protein, translated to MKGSIRDTPIYGLVLAGGKSTRMGTDKGLISYHGMPQQEYLYGLLQNICDETFLSIRQEQKILISKKFNTIIDSDKYRGPFNGILSAHNKYPEVAWLVLACDLPLIDLRALSFLVESRDPSKVATSFATKKTNLPEPLITIWEPKGLKEAINYLKTAQSSCPRKFLINNATNLVHPAMDEVLYNANSTGDYEYIKSKITPINGI